A genome region from Elusimicrobiota bacterium includes the following:
- a CDS encoding ABC transporter substrate-binding protein: MKTRRIVVCDDNVDPGALDPFFTFSEKKFTLLQQMLEGLVRFDSEANIVPSLAKSWERVSPLRMRFHLRHGVRFHNGEPFNAESVRFTLERSLDPKTGSPLQGFLASIDRIEDVDPYTVDIITKFPDGLLLRRLAGLVLLVPPKDYENKGPSRFAKSPNGTGPFKLKYWSSGKEIVMERNVDYWDSSLPKIDELVMSFLPNVDEQLEGLLDGHVDLMTELPGTYTLKVAEAPNAHIVKKEALYAVGGHFNTAIPPFNDVRVRQAVNYALNKAEFIRYDLLGNGEAVSTVATPGQIGYNKKLIPYPFNLSKAKELLREAGVQLPITIDVFLVPFVERPARIAKKQLEAIGINAVLHVFPDGDAVEEFKKGTWNLGMATFPSPTAHVSFSEGLLFYSKSHFSMHKDPSFDSAFEKAMMILDSKESDLAFQEIERKVHEDALGMFLYRRIKTYAVSQRINFRPYLTGMPHYSDAVSIETAKQ; this comes from the coding sequence ATGAAAACTCGGCGCATCGTTGTTTGTGACGATAATGTTGACCCCGGGGCTCTTGATCCATTTTTCACGTTTTCTGAAAAGAAATTCACATTACTTCAACAGATGTTAGAGGGTTTGGTCCGATTTGATTCGGAAGCAAATATTGTTCCTTCTCTGGCTAAATCTTGGGAACGTGTAAGTCCCCTCCGAATGCGGTTTCACCTTCGCCACGGAGTCCGGTTTCACAACGGAGAACCATTTAACGCGGAAAGCGTTCGATTTACCCTTGAACGAAGTCTTGACCCTAAGACGGGATCACCTCTTCAGGGTTTTCTCGCATCGATCGATCGTATAGAAGATGTTGACCCCTATACGGTTGATATTATAACGAAATTCCCTGACGGACTTCTTCTTCGACGTTTGGCCGGACTTGTGCTACTCGTTCCCCCCAAAGATTATGAGAATAAAGGGCCCTCCCGTTTCGCTAAAAGTCCTAATGGAACGGGGCCATTTAAGCTGAAATATTGGTCCTCAGGGAAAGAAATTGTTATGGAAAGAAATGTGGATTATTGGGATTCATCCCTTCCTAAAATCGATGAACTCGTTATGAGTTTTCTTCCGAATGTGGATGAACAACTTGAGGGGTTGTTGGATGGTCATGTGGATTTAATGACTGAACTACCTGGGACATACACGCTAAAAGTAGCCGAGGCACCCAATGCCCATATTGTCAAGAAAGAAGCCTTATACGCCGTGGGCGGTCATTTTAACACGGCGATTCCCCCCTTTAATGATGTGAGAGTTCGGCAGGCGGTGAATTATGCCCTAAACAAAGCCGAGTTCATTCGCTACGATTTGTTAGGAAATGGCGAAGCGGTTTCAACCGTTGCGACCCCAGGTCAGATTGGATACAACAAAAAGTTGATTCCCTACCCATTCAATTTGTCTAAGGCTAAGGAGCTCCTTCGTGAAGCCGGGGTTCAACTTCCTATTACTATCGATGTTTTTTTGGTCCCATTTGTCGAACGACCGGCTCGAATTGCGAAGAAACAATTGGAGGCGATTGGGATTAACGCGGTTCTTCATGTGTTCCCAGATGGAGATGCTGTGGAAGAATTTAAAAAAGGAACTTGGAATTTGGGAATGGCAACATTCCCCTCCCCAACAGCCCACGTTTCATTTTCTGAAGGATTACTCTTCTATTCCAAATCCCACTTCAGTATGCACAAGGACCCTTCTTTCGACAGTGCTTTTGAAAAGGCCATGATGATACTAGATTCCAAAGAAAGTGATTTAGCGTTTCAGGAAATAGAAAGAAAAGTTCACGAAGACGCTCTTGGGATGTTTCTTTACAGGCGGATTAAAACCTACGCTGTGAGTCAACGGATAAACTTTCGTCCCTACCTTACCGGAATGCCCCATTACTCCGATGCTGTGTCTATTGAAACTGCCAAACAATGA
- the coaD gene encoding pantetheine-phosphate adenylyltransferase — translation MRKKRVVYPGSFDPITNGHLDIVCRACEIFDTVIVAVTRNATKSPLFTLQERLSMLNLVLAPLVKNGKVRVDSFDGLLADYCREKGAQAVARGLRAVSDFEYEFQMALMNRHLSPELETVFLMADEKYTYLSSSLLKDVMRLGGDGSRFVPSPLLETLKKKLRPSTP, via the coding sequence GTGAGAAAAAAACGTGTGGTGTATCCCGGGAGTTTCGATCCCATCACCAATGGGCACCTGGATATTGTTTGCCGGGCTTGTGAGATTTTTGACACTGTTATTGTGGCGGTCACGCGGAACGCCACGAAATCGCCTCTCTTCACTCTCCAGGAACGGCTCTCCATGCTGAACCTCGTTTTGGCTCCTTTGGTCAAAAACGGCAAGGTTCGCGTGGATTCCTTTGATGGGCTTTTGGCGGATTATTGTCGAGAAAAAGGGGCTCAAGCGGTAGCCCGGGGACTCCGGGCTGTCTCGGACTTTGAATACGAGTTTCAAATGGCACTCATGAATCGTCACCTGTCCCCTGAATTGGAAACGGTTTTTTTGATGGCCGATGAAAAATACACGTATCTCTCCTCCTCGCTCCTAAAAGACGTCATGCGGCTCGGTGGGGACGGCAGCCGTTTCGTCCCTTCTCCGCTCCTCGAGACGTTAAAAAAGAAACTCCGTCCCTCCACGCCCTAA
- a CDS encoding type IV pilus twitching motility protein PilT — protein sequence MINMNDLLLLMVQKKASDLHMTVGVAPSLRIDGILIQSNLEKLNSDTCQRLIYSLLSDAQKQRFESENELDVSFGIKGLGRVRMNVYRQRGSVGAALRSVPSRFLTFEEIGLPPGVADLVNLPRGLVLVTGPTGSGKTTTMASLIDYINENRKCHIVTVEDPIEYVHSHKQSIVNQRELGGDTPSFASALKYVLRQDPDVILVGEMRDTETISAAITIAETGHLVFSSLHTNDAASTVNRILDSFPADRQSQARSQLSLTLQAILCQTLLASSSGVGRVMACEFLMVTPAVRNLIREQKLEQIFLAMQTGSRTGMQTMNQSLYSLLSKQKISLEEALTVSPDPEELKRLLPKGFSNQI from the coding sequence ATGATCAACATGAATGACTTGCTTTTACTGATGGTGCAAAAGAAAGCCTCGGACCTTCATATGACGGTGGGGGTGGCTCCCAGCCTTCGGATCGATGGAATTCTGATCCAAAGCAATTTGGAAAAACTAAATTCGGACACCTGTCAGCGGTTGATTTATTCCCTTTTGTCGGACGCGCAGAAACAACGGTTCGAGTCAGAAAATGAGTTGGATGTTTCGTTTGGGATTAAGGGATTGGGCCGCGTTCGGATGAATGTCTATCGACAGCGGGGGTCGGTGGGCGCGGCACTTCGATCAGTCCCGTCACGTTTTTTGACGTTCGAAGAAATTGGTCTACCTCCTGGGGTGGCGGACCTGGTCAACTTGCCTCGGGGGTTGGTTTTGGTGACGGGCCCCACGGGGTCAGGGAAAACAACCACCATGGCCAGTCTCATTGATTACATCAATGAGAACCGGAAATGCCATATCGTGACAGTGGAGGACCCTATTGAATACGTCCATTCCCACAAACAGTCCATCGTTAATCAGCGCGAGTTGGGGGGGGATACCCCGAGCTTTGCCTCCGCGTTGAAATACGTTCTTCGCCAAGATCCGGACGTGATCCTTGTGGGTGAAATGCGGGATACGGAAACCATCTCCGCCGCGATTACGATCGCGGAGACTGGGCATCTGGTTTTTTCCTCGCTTCACACCAACGACGCGGCTTCGACTGTCAATCGGATCTTGGATTCTTTCCCTGCGGATCGGCAGAGCCAGGCCCGAAGTCAATTGTCCCTCACTCTTCAGGCGATCCTATGCCAAACTCTTCTGGCGAGTTCTTCCGGGGTGGGGCGGGTCATGGCCTGTGAATTTTTGATGGTGACACCCGCTGTAAGAAATCTAATCCGCGAGCAGAAACTGGAACAGATTTTTTTAGCGATGCAGACGGGATCCCGCACGGGAATGCAAACAATGAATCAATCCCTGTATTCCCTGCTGAGTAAACAGAAAATTTCTTTGGAAGAAGCCTTAACCGTTTCTCCCGACCCGGAAGAATTAAAGCGACTGCTTCCAAAAGGGTTTTCCAACCAAATATGA
- the tadA gene encoding Flp pilus assembly complex ATPase component TadA, whose protein sequence is MDRKKRLGDALVQDGLLTEKQLDQAVDVQRTKGGRIGDILVDLKLCSEDQILSSLAKRAGISSVSSLAPYGKIPSAVLALIPGEMARLRGLCPLSLEGNVLTVALADPFVELNGTDDLKIQTGFDIRMVLVSEKEIQKAVEVSYPVSSVKDTSPSVEFDSHSGQSTDQQMSTILNALISSAATLGADHIYLEPGPASVHVRYRLRGALQRKPDLPLRHLLPLVAHIKGLARMDVEERWSPQDGRLRGSWGGHSLDVQVSSLPTADGEKIVFSLLDAARALPLDLTELGLVPEFLDQFRRIVETKSGLLLVAGPAGSGKTATVYATLASLNAEERHILTIEDPLERYLEGVTQLQLRADHRLSLASGLHVLRRQDPDVLMLTEISDVTTAESAVDAAGECLVLSSVTAADALGAVHKLIEMGVPPSLLSERLVGVLAQRLVRKICSNCREVYTLSLRELMAAGLGEKEIRGAKRAASFSVHRGRGCGQCLATGYDGVTAIFEGLFVTENFRRLIAEKASLGVMARETAERVTLREAAVQKVLAGETTVEEALHVG, encoded by the coding sequence GTGGATCGAAAGAAACGGCTCGGGGATGCACTTGTTCAAGATGGTCTTCTCACTGAAAAACAACTTGATCAAGCGGTGGACGTTCAACGCACGAAGGGCGGCCGTATTGGGGATATTTTGGTGGACCTCAAGCTTTGTTCGGAAGACCAGATTCTCTCCTCTTTGGCCAAACGGGCAGGAATTTCTTCTGTTTCGTCTCTGGCCCCCTATGGGAAGATCCCCAGCGCTGTTTTGGCTCTGATTCCGGGGGAGATGGCCCGACTTCGTGGTTTGTGTCCGCTTTCTTTGGAAGGAAACGTCTTGACCGTTGCTTTGGCGGATCCGTTCGTCGAATTGAATGGGACGGACGATCTGAAGATCCAGACAGGTTTTGATATCCGGATGGTCCTTGTTTCCGAAAAAGAAATCCAAAAAGCCGTGGAGGTTTCTTACCCGGTGTCCTCCGTAAAGGACACGAGTCCATCTGTGGAATTTGATAGTCACTCCGGGCAGAGCACTGACCAACAGATGTCAACGATTTTGAACGCGCTGATCAGCAGCGCGGCCACTTTGGGAGCTGATCATATTTATCTTGAGCCAGGGCCCGCTTCCGTTCACGTTCGCTATCGCCTTCGCGGGGCGTTGCAACGAAAGCCTGACCTTCCCTTGCGCCATCTTCTTCCGTTAGTGGCGCACATTAAAGGGTTGGCGCGCATGGACGTGGAGGAACGTTGGTCCCCTCAAGACGGGCGGTTGCGGGGGAGCTGGGGGGGGCATTCCTTGGATGTTCAGGTTTCGTCACTCCCCACCGCGGACGGAGAAAAAATTGTTTTTTCTCTTTTGGACGCGGCCCGGGCTCTTCCATTGGATTTGACGGAATTGGGTCTGGTTCCCGAATTTTTGGATCAGTTTCGCCGAATCGTCGAAACGAAGAGCGGCCTTCTTCTTGTCGCTGGGCCGGCAGGATCAGGGAAAACCGCCACGGTTTACGCCACCTTGGCAAGCTTGAACGCAGAGGAGCGGCATATCTTAACGATTGAAGATCCCCTCGAGCGATATTTAGAGGGGGTGACCCAACTGCAATTGAGAGCGGATCATCGATTGTCTCTGGCGTCGGGGCTGCATGTGTTGCGACGGCAGGATCCCGACGTCCTTATGTTAACGGAAATATCAGACGTCACGACAGCCGAATCGGCGGTGGACGCGGCGGGGGAATGTTTGGTCCTGTCCTCAGTGACCGCGGCGGATGCGTTGGGGGCTGTCCATAAACTCATTGAAATGGGGGTTCCCCCCTCTCTTTTATCGGAGCGCTTGGTGGGCGTTTTGGCTCAACGGCTTGTGAGAAAAATATGTTCGAATTGTCGGGAGGTGTACACTCTTTCACTGCGAGAATTAATGGCGGCAGGGTTGGGCGAAAAAGAAATTCGGGGGGCGAAGCGTGCCGCTTCTTTTTCTGTCCATCGAGGACGAGGGTGCGGCCAATGTTTGGCGACGGGGTATGACGGTGTCACCGCTATTTTTGAAGGGCTTTTCGTCACGGAAAACTTTCGGCGGCTCATTGCTGAAAAGGCCAGTCTCGGGGTTATGGCTCGGGAAACCGCCGAACGGGTTACCTTACGGGAGGCCGCTGTCCAAAAAGTTCTTGCCGGGGAAACCACAGTGGAGGAGGCCCTTCACGTTGGATAA
- a CDS encoding phosphate acetyltransferase, with amino-acid sequence MRRVLLVESEDPRVLSAAQIVHRRSIAHPLLVGNVDRVSAEASRIGLDLKGIECVDPATDPRTERLGRDLFEKRKGKGLTEEQAHILVQDPLFFGVMALHGNFADGLVAGAVRTTSETVRAGFWGLGLAPHVEIAFGAMVMDCPFSGGHSRTLLFADCAVSPHPSPRALAAVGIAAAELFEKLVGGPARVAFLSFSTLGSAADDSVVATRHAVELVRKKAPTLLVDGELQADAALVDVIARQKGMGHSLVAGQANVLVFPDLNAGNTGYKLVQHLGGARAVGPLLVGLAKPMSDLSRGCTDEDIVDAVALTALL; translated from the coding sequence TTGAGGCGCGTCCTCTTGGTGGAATCGGAGGACCCGCGAGTTTTGTCCGCCGCCCAGATTGTTCATAGGAGAAGTATTGCCCATCCCCTTTTGGTTGGAAACGTTGATCGGGTTTCGGCAGAAGCTTCTCGAATAGGTCTGGATTTAAAAGGAATCGAATGTGTTGACCCGGCCACGGACCCGCGCACGGAGAGATTGGGGCGTGATCTCTTTGAAAAGAGGAAGGGTAAAGGGCTGACGGAGGAACAGGCCCATATTTTGGTTCAGGATCCCCTATTCTTTGGGGTGATGGCTCTCCATGGGAATTTTGCGGACGGACTTGTGGCGGGAGCTGTCCGAACGACCTCCGAAACCGTTCGTGCTGGATTTTGGGGGTTGGGGTTGGCTCCTCATGTTGAAATTGCTTTTGGAGCCATGGTGATGGATTGTCCTTTTTCTGGAGGCCATTCCCGCACATTGCTTTTCGCCGATTGTGCGGTTTCTCCCCATCCATCGCCTCGCGCGTTAGCGGCGGTGGGAATAGCCGCGGCGGAACTGTTTGAAAAATTGGTCGGGGGGCCCGCACGGGTGGCGTTCTTGAGTTTTTCAACTTTGGGAAGCGCGGCAGATGACAGCGTGGTTGCGACTCGACACGCGGTTGAGTTGGTCCGTAAGAAGGCTCCGACTCTTCTTGTGGATGGGGAACTTCAAGCCGACGCGGCGTTGGTGGACGTTATTGCCCGGCAAAAGGGTATGGGCCATTCTCTCGTGGCGGGCCAGGCCAACGTCTTGGTCTTTCCGGATTTGAACGCGGGGAATACGGGGTATAAATTGGTTCAACACTTGGGGGGGGCCCGCGCGGTGGGCCCCTTGTTGGTGGGTCTGGCGAAACCCATGTCCGATCTTTCGCGTGGGTGTACCGATGAAGACATTGTCGACGCGGTGGCCTTAACCGCGCTACTCTAA
- a CDS encoding transporter, translating to MSVGLGWTSLSLWGFNQPPLNMSATTFLDGGAPRGVYYLNYSIFVNGDKAFTGDGKKIPGDGQVNVLTQLHQFYYHSPLQLLGGDVGLMVAVPVVALTAKGSLGATPLSGDTAGLGDVVFAPAIQWDHGSLMGNPVFYRAEFDVTLPTGRYNKDGGIDPGSNLVTYNPYVSVVWLFQPKWETSWRFFYAHHSTNKDHPFGTVKPGQAVHLNYAVSREVFPKWRLGVAGYYLQQLKNDTINGVKERNTKERVVSAGPGLAYLGQGLTAMVSYPIEFSVENRFRGSRATLQIIHKF from the coding sequence ATGTCAGTGGGCTTGGGGTGGACGTCCCTTTCTCTCTGGGGATTCAATCAACCCCCGCTGAACATGAGCGCGACCACTTTTTTGGATGGGGGGGCGCCTCGCGGGGTTTATTATTTGAATTATTCGATTTTTGTGAATGGCGATAAGGCTTTCACGGGGGATGGGAAGAAGATCCCCGGTGATGGGCAGGTCAATGTTTTGACTCAGCTTCATCAATTCTATTACCATTCCCCCCTTCAACTTTTGGGGGGAGACGTGGGGCTCATGGTGGCTGTTCCGGTGGTGGCGTTGACAGCGAAAGGGTCCCTTGGGGCGACCCCACTTTCTGGGGATACGGCGGGTTTAGGGGATGTGGTGTTTGCTCCGGCCATCCAGTGGGACCATGGGTCTCTGATGGGGAACCCTGTCTTTTATCGGGCGGAATTTGATGTGACACTGCCGACAGGGCGTTACAATAAAGATGGGGGGATTGATCCGGGATCGAATCTCGTTACGTACAATCCCTATGTGTCGGTGGTGTGGTTGTTTCAGCCCAAGTGGGAAACCAGTTGGCGGTTTTTTTACGCCCATCATTCCACGAATAAGGATCACCCTTTCGGGACAGTGAAACCAGGACAAGCGGTGCATTTGAATTACGCTGTTTCGCGTGAGGTCTTTCCGAAGTGGCGATTGGGCGTGGCGGGGTATTATCTCCAGCAGCTGAAAAACGATACGATCAATGGTGTTAAAGAAAGAAACACGAAGGAACGTGTGGTCTCCGCTGGGCCCGGGTTGGCCTACCTGGGGCAGGGGCTCACCGCGATGGTCAGTTACCCCATTGAATTCTCCGTCGAAAATCGGTTTAGAGGGTCACGGGCCACTCTTCAAATTATCCACAAGTTTTAA